A region from the Osmerus eperlanus chromosome 11, fOsmEpe2.1, whole genome shotgun sequence genome encodes:
- the mrps22 gene encoding 28S ribosomal protein S22, mitochondrial, with translation MAAIGAARCLLRSCSRIKNVDSHSKMFGRRSRRMLCSASSDINNPDVHVNPQFMDEEVQNILRRITGLDLQKVFRPQKQELKPPTYKLMTDAQLEEATVKAREEAERLLKMPPVLPERKPIDDVLSEDTILEGMDTAKYVFTDITFNIPHRERFVVIREPSGTLRKASWEERDRVLQVYFPKAGRKLTAPPVFKEENLKIVFSQDRHEDVLDMCVAQFEPDSSGYIRVHAATYEDLEKQGKYELLRSTRHFGGLAWYLVTHKRVDGLIIDMLQRDLVQDAVSVVCLLHMAHPHCQSAQEASRQGAAGLDLLKVYTQLESQRAGYIELSLQAHQQTLAESSA, from the exons ATGGCGGCGATCGGTGCAGCACGGTGTTTGCTAAGAAGCTGTTCTCGGATAAAAAATGTCGATTCTCACTCTAAAATGTTTGGCAGACGTAGCAGACGGATGCTGTGTAGTGCATCATCCGACATCA ACAACCCAGACGTACATGTCAACCCGCAGTTTATGGACGAGGAAGTGCAGAATATCCTGAGGAGGATCACTGGCTTGGACCTCCAGAAGGTGTTCAGACCCCAGAAACAGGAGCTCAAGCCACCCACCTACAAACTCATGACAGATGCCCAGCTAGAGGAG gCCACTGTGAAGGCcagggaggaggctgagagactGCTGAAGATGCCCCCAGTGCTGCCCGAGAGGAAGCCCATCGACGACGTCCTCTCCGAGGACACCATCCTGGAGGGCATGGACACGGCCAAATATGTCTTCACTGATATCACCTTCAACATCCCACACagg GAGCGCTTCGTTGTGATCCGGGAGCCCAGCGGGACGCTGAGGAAGGCatcctgggaggagagggacagggtccTACAAGTGTACTTTCCCAAAGCAGGACGCAAACTCACAGCGCCCCCCGTCTTTAAGGAGGAGAACCTCAAG attgtGTTTTCCCAGGACCGTCACGAGGATGTGTTGGACATGTGCGTCGCACAGTTTGAACCAGACTCGTCAGGCTACATCCGG GTCCATGCGGCGACCTATGAGGACCTGGAGAAGCAGGGGAAGTACGAGCTACTGCGTTCCACCAGGCACTTCGGAGGCCTGGCCTGGTACCTGGTCACCCACAAGAGGGTGGATGGCCTCATCATAGACATGCTCCAAAgagatct GGTCCAGGATGccgtgagtgtggtgtgtctgctCCACATGGCCCACCCCCACTGTCAGTCAGCCCAGGAAGCCAGCAGACAGGGGGCGGCAGGGCTGGACCTGCTCAAG gtgtACACCCAGCTGGAGTCTCAGAGGGCAGGCTACATAGAGCTGTCTCTGCAGGCCCACCAGCAGACCCTGGCAGAGAGCTCTGCTTGA
- the LOC134028749 gene encoding coatomer subunit beta'-like — protein sequence MPLRLDIKRKLTSRSDRVKSVDLHPTEPWMVASLYNGSVCVWNHETQTLVKTFEVCDLPVRVAKFVARKHWVIAGADDMQIRVFNYNTLERSHMFEAHSDYIRCIAVHPTQPYILTSSDDMLIKLWDWDRKWVCGQVFEGHTHYVMQIVINPKDNNQFASASLDRTIKVWQLGSNTPNFTLEGHEKGVNCIDYYSGGDKPYLISGADDRLVKIWDYQNKTCVQTLEGHAQNVSCVSFHPELPIILTGSEDGTVRVWHSSTYRLENTLNYGMERVWCVCGQRGSNSVALGYDEGSILIKLGREEPAMSMDASGKIMWARHSEVQQANLKALGEAEIRDGERLPLAVKDMGSCEIYPQTIQHNPNGRFVVVCGDGEYIIYTAVALRNKSFGSAQEFVWAHDSSEYAIRESNSMIKIFKNFKEKKGFKPDFGAEGIHGGFLLGVRSTSGLAFYDWENAELVRRIEIQPKHIFWSDSGELVCIATEESFFVLRYLSEKVAVAQETKEGVTEDGIEDAFEVLGEIQEVVKTGIWVGDCFIYTSSVNRLNYYVGGEIVTIAHLDRTTYLLGYIPKDDRLYLGDKELNIVSFSLLVSVLEYQTAVMRRDFSMADRVLPTIPKEQRTRVAHFLEKQGFRQQALGVSTDPEHRFELALQLGELKIAYQLAVEAESEQKWKQLAELATTKCQFGLAQECLHHAQDYGGLLLLATASGNASMVGKLAEGAERDGKTNVAFLTYFLQGKLEKCLDILIKTNRLPEAAFLARTHLPSHVSRVVKLWKDSLSKVNQKAADALADPTEYGNLFPGLQQALLAETYLRETHVCLRPAAEYPRITPSEDRSVLEESSGYVPTGGPSAEKVPEFMEEPPVVAEVVAAAAPEAPVLEEAITMEEEEPVVAAVDKSVAMEDVKSITAAVEESIAMSAEETPVTEVEQPIMAEEEAPISVEVVASEPEVTADVEDTIAKQEEVPVTAEGDLLGDIITDTPPTIPDMVQSLEQDVMVTEEAAEDGASTAEVIATDPAPVADAFSATEEDHDKETVTPVYEATLQVMATEEAPVTDSVIPEAIATEKAPEAVVIETVVATEANPVAELLSESIATEEVSVTEEVITEAIATEATPVTEVAPEPLANEPTPEMVTIDTMAVSEKVVTQVLPEPIVPAYPVEDLITVEEPMSVPAPLLDPFPSMAPVLEPFSSLAPAPNPATAPALDLFSDLAPAPNPATAPALDLFSDLAPAPNPATAPALDLFSDLAPAPNPATAPALDLFSDLDPFSSIASVAAPASPPPPGETESILTPIQSMLAPSLLVPEPVVQVMAPTEEKPVEEAAPGAAVDLDLDMNDEGLDDLDLDNFDLDDDIDTSDVNLDDDFMDD from the exons ACGACATGCTGATCAAGCTGTGGGAttgggacaggaagtgggtgtgtggtcaggtgttCGAAGGCCACACCCACTACGTCATGCAGATCGTCATCAACCCCAAAGACAACAACCAGTTTGCCAGCGCCTCTCTGGACAGGACCATTAAG GTGTGGCAGCTGGGGTCCAACACACCTAACTTCACCCTGGAGGGTCATGAGAAGGGGGTGAACTGCATCGACTACTACAGCGGAGGAGACAAGCCCTACCTGATATCTGGGGCGGATGACCGCCTTGTTAAGATCTGGGACTACCAG AACAAGACATGTGTGCAGACTCTGGAAGGCCATGCTCAGAATGTGTCCTGTGTTAGTTTCCACCCTGAACTGCCAATCATCCTCACAGGCTCCGAGGACG gcACCGTGCGAGTCTGGCACTCCAGCACATACCGCCTAGAGAACACGCTTAACTACGGCAtggagcgtgtgtggtgtgtgtgtggccagcgCGGCTCCAACAGCGTGGCTCTGGGTTACGACGAAGGAAGCATCCTCATCAAG ttGGGCCGTGAGGAGCCGGCCATGTCCATGGACGCCAGTGGGAAGATCATGTGGGCGCGCCACTCGGAGGTGCAGCAGGCCAACCTGAAGGCCCTGGGAGAGGCTGAGATCCGGGACGGAGAGCGCCTCCCCCTGGCCGTCAAGGACATGGGCAGCTGTGAGATCTACCCCCAGACCATCCAGCACAACCCCAAcggcag GTTCGTGGTGGTGTGTGGAGACGGAGAGTACATCATCTACACCGCCGTGGCCCTCAGGAACAAGAGCTTCGGCTCAGCCCAGGAGTTTGTCTGGGCCCACGACTCTTCTGA GTATGCCATTAGAGAAAGCAACAGTATGATTAAAATCTTCAAGAACTTTAAGGAAAAGAAAGGGTTTAAACCAGACTTTGGTGCTGAAG GTATCCACGGTGGTTTCCTGTTGGGTGTGAGGTCCACCAGTGGTCTGGCGTTCTATGACTGGGAAAACGCAGAGCTGGTCCGGCGCATTGAGATCCAGCCCAAACAT ATCTTTTGGTCAGACTCGGGCGAGCTGGTGTGCATCGCGACGGAGGAGTCCTTCTTCGTGCTGCGCTACCTGTCTGAGAAGGTGGCCGTCGCCCAGGAGACGAAGGAGGGGGTGACGGAGGACGGGATCGAGGATGCCTTCGAG GTGCTTGGGGAGATCCAGGAGGTGGTGAAGACGGGGATCTGGGTGGGAGACTGCTTCATCTACACCAGCTCCGTCAACAGACTCAACTACTACGTGGGGGGGGAGATCGTCACCATAGCCCACCTGGACAG AACCACGTACCTGCTGGGCTACATCCCCAAGGACGACCGCCTGTACCTGGGAGACAAGGAGCTCAACATCGTCAGCTTCTCCCTGCTGGTGTCGGTGCTGGAGTACCAGACGGCCGTCATGCGGAGAGACTTCAGCATGGCCGACAGGGTGCTGCCCACCATCCCCAAGGAGCAGCGCACCCGGGTCGCCCACTTCCTGGAAAAGCAG GGTTTCAGGCAGCAGGCCCTGGGCGTGTCCACAGACCCCGAGCACAGGTTCGAGCTGGCTCTGCAACTGGGGGAGCTGAAGATAGCCTACCAGCTGGCCGTAGAGGCagag TCCGAGCAGAAGTGGAAGCAGCTAGCTGAGCTCGCCACCACCAAGTGCCAGTTTGGCTTGGCCCAGGAGTGCCTGCACCATGCCCAGGACTACGGAGGTCTTCTCCTGCTGGCCACAGCCTCCGGGAACGCCAGCATGGTGGGCAAACTGGCGGAGGGAGCGGAGCGCGATGGCAAGACCAACGTGGCGTTCCTCACCTATTTCCTGCAGGGGAA GTTGGAGAAATGTCTGGACATTCTCATCAAAACCAACCGTCTGCCCGAGGCTGCGTTCCTGGCTAGGACCCACCTGCCCAGTCACGTGTCCAG AGTGGTGAAGCTGTGGAAGGACAGCCTGTCGAAGGTGAACCAGAAGGCAGCCGACGCGCTGGCAGACCCCACCGAGTACGGGAACCTGTTCCCTGGCCTCCAGCAGGCCCTGCTGGCCGAGACCTACCTGAGGGAGACCCACGTCTGTCTGCGGCCTGCCGCCGAGTACCCCCGGATCACG CCCAGCGAGGATCGGAGTGTCCTTGAGGAATCTTCTGGCTACGTGCCAACAGGAGGGCCGTCTGCAGAG AAGGTGCCTGAGTTCATGGAAGAACCCCCCGTAGTGGCAGAAGTGGTAGCAGCTGCAGCTCCAGAAGCCCCTGTTCTGGAAGAGGCCATTacgatggaagaggaggaaccTGTCGTGGCTGCAGTGGACAAGTCCGTTGCCATGGAGGACGTGAAGTCCATCACAGCAGCTGTGGAAGAGTCTATTGCCATGTCCGCTGAAGAAACACCTGTCACAGAAGTGGAACAGCCCATCATGGCAGAAGAGGAGGCCCCCATTTCTGTTGAAGTGGTTGCGTCCGAGCCAGAAGTGACAGCAGATGTGGAAGATACCATTGCAAAGCAAGAGGAGGTTCCAGTCACTGCAGAGGGAGACTTACTGGGAGATATCATTACAGACACACCCCCAACTATACCAGATATGGTACAAAGCCTAGAACAGGACGTCATGGTAACAGAGGaggctgctgaggatggagCTTCAACGGCTGAAGTCATAGCAACAGATCCAGCACCTGTAGCTGATGCTTTCTCGGCAACAGAGGAAGATCACGATAAAGAGACAGTAACTCCTGTTTATGAGGCAACATTACAGGTCATGGCAACAGAGGAAGCACCGGTGACAGATTCAGTCATACCAGAAGCCATAGCAACCGAAAAAGCACCAGAGGCTGTTGTGATAGAGACGGTGGTAGCAACAGAAGCCAATCCGGTTGCTGAACTTCTATCAGAGTCCATAGCAACAGAAGAAGTGTCTGTAACAGAGGAGGTCATAACAGAAGCCATAGCAACAGAAGCAACACCTGTTACCGAGGTGGCACCAGAACCCCTAGCAAATGAGCCAACACCTGAGATGGTTACCATAGATACAATGGCAGTGTCCGAAAAAGTTGTTACACAGGTACTTCCAGAACCAATCGTACCGGCTTATCCAGTAGAGGACCTCATTACAGTGGAAGAACCAATGTCAGTCCCGGCACCACTTCTAGACCCTTTCCCATCTATGGCCCCAGTACTGGAGCCCTTCTCATCCCTAGCCCCTGCCCCAAACCCAGCTACAGCCCCAGCACTTGACTTATTCTCAGACCTAGCCCCTGCCCCAAACCCAGCTACAGCCCCAGCACTTGACTTATTCTCAGACCTAGCCCCTGCCCCAAACCCAGCTACAGCCCCAGCACTTGACTTATTCTCAGACCTAGCCCCTGCCCCAAACCCAGCTACAGCCCCAGCACTTGACTTATTCTCAGACCTAGACCCGTTCTCATCTATAGCTTCAGtggcagccccagcctcaccaccacccccagggGAGACagagtccatcctcacccccaTCCAGTCCATGCTTGCCCCCTCTCTGCTTGTCCCGGAGCCCGTGGTCCAAGTAATGGCCCCCACAGAGGAGAAGCCTGTGGAGGAGGCAGCCCCTGGGGCAGCAGTAGACCTGGACCTGGACATGAATGACGAG GGTCTGGACGATCTAGACCTGGACAACTTTGACCTGGATGATGACATTGACACCTCAGACGTCAACCTGGACGATGACTTCATGGATGACTGA